Genomic segment of Myxococcales bacterium:
GGGAACGGTCGAAGCGGGGGCGAAACCACCTGTTTTCTTTTTTGAAATATTTGGGATTTTCGCAGGATCTGCAGCGAAGCCAAACATGAGAATAGAAAGCGATAAAATCGACAGAGCCACCCTCCTCAAAAATACCGGAAATATATTCTCCTTTCCGACCTTGAAAGCTACGAGGGTGGCAGGAGAAATATTCGCAAACATCCCTTCGCACCTGCGGCGACGAAAATTCCTCTTCATGAAGTGCGGAAGTTTTTCCCCTTTTTGAAAGGCTGGATCTTTGGCGCGAAGAACTTCGATCTCATCGAGCATCTCGGCAGCGCTACCGTATCTGAGATCCTTTTGAAGGCTCAATGCCGGCATCACTATGGATGCAAAACCACCGGAAACCCAGTTGACGCATTCATCGGGAATGGCTGCGCGCCTCACCATGTCGAGCGTGGTAAATTCATTTTCCGAAAAAAATATCCTTCTCCCCGAGGCCATCTCAAGCAGCACGACCGCAAGAGAAAAAAGATCACTTCTACAATCGACCTCGTCGCATGAGGCCTGTTCGGGGGACATGTACGCGTATTTCCCCTTGAGCTGTCCCAGCACCGTACTTCTCGATCGGTGGCCCCCCTTCGCAATGCCGAAATCTATCAGCTTCACCTCCCCGCATCCTGAAATGACTATGTTCGATGGGGAGATGTCACGATGGACGATACGCAACGGATTTCCAGATGAGTCCTCGGCGTTGTGCGCGTGGTCAAGAGCTGAAAGAACGCGCGATGCTATCTCCAAAACTATCCCTTCAGAAATTTTTTCACCCCTTCCCGCAATTTTTTTTGCAATTTTAGCGCAGTCGAGACCTGCGATATACTCCATCGCTATATACGGTTGTCCGTCGATGACATCGTAGTCCCAAACCTGGACTATGGATGGATGGGAAAGCGCGGCAAGAAGCCTCGCCTCGTCGAAAAGGAGTTCGCGCACCTCGGCGACATCGCACCACATCGGCAAAAGCCTTTTGATGGCGACCTCTTTGGTGAAACCGTTGCCGGATTCCTGTATCGCGCGATAGAGCTCCGCAGTTCCGCCGCAGGCGATCTTCTCGATGAGAAGGTATCTTCCGAATGGAACGGCTCGACTGATCATGGTACGGGGCACGAAGCAAAAGGCGTGCCAGTAAAAAGCGACCCCTAGGGGCAAGTATGGGAGATGGAAATAGAATCCCGACTGGATTCATGAACAATGTGTTCGCCTGACTGGGCAGCCTCACTCTTCCTTGAGGAACTCCTCACAGGCAAAGATCCAACTGACGGGGACATCCTGCCCCTCTTCCATGGCCTGGGTCATTATGTCACAAAAAAGTTCCTTTTCGGCCTGCGATTCATTTGGTGAAAAGGGGGTGCTCTTTCCTACAGGGCCGCAAACCATCGAGAAGCTTTCGGATCCGGCGAGCCCGATCGTAACGCACTTATATTCATCCTTCGGCGGCTCATTTTTTGGGGTCAGATCGTCGGACCCTCCGGAGGGTTTTACACTATCGTAAAATTTCTGATTGGACAAACTGACAACATCATTTTTTACCTGAAAGCCCATATTTTCCTCCCGAAGAAAGCGGCTCCACGCACATATATTATCGGCAAAAAATATGATTTGTTGCGCACTTTATCGGGGGAGACAAGCCGTTTGTCTCCCCGAATTAAAGGGCTAGGAGCTTGGAAAGATTTTTCAGGTCATCGGATGGCGGAGCCTCGCCTTTCGGGGTCTCCAAAACGAGGGGGATTTTTTTGAGGGCTGCATCGTTCATGAGATTTTTGAAACCAGAAAGCCCGATCTCCCCATCGCCGATATTCTCATGCCTATCCTTATGCGTGCCAATCCCAAACTTCGAATCGTTGACGTGCAGGGCAAGAAGGTCCTTCATGCCGATTATATTCCTGAAATCCGCCCATGTTTTCTTATACCCGTCAGGGGTCCTCAACTCATAGCCTGCGGTAAATACGTGGCAGGTGTCGAGGCAGAATCCGATGCGATCCTTCGCCTCCACCTTTTCCCTGATCTCGGCAAGCTCTTCGAACCTGCCGCCGATGCTAGAACCCGAACCTGCCGTCGTCTCGAG
This window contains:
- a CDS encoding serine/threonine protein kinase produces the protein MISRAVPFGRYLLIEKIACGGTAELYRAIQESGNGFTKEVAIKRLLPMWCDVAEVRELLFDEARLLAALSHPSIVQVWDYDVIDGQPYIAMEYIAGLDCAKIAKKIAGRGEKISEGIVLEIASRVLSALDHAHNAEDSSGNPLRIVHRDISPSNIVISGCGEVKLIDFGIAKGGHRSRSTVLGQLKGKYAYMSPEQASCDEVDCRSDLFSLAVVLLEMASGRRIFFSENEFTTLDMVRRAAIPDECVNWVSGGFASIVMPALSLQKDLRYGSAAEMLDEIEVLRAKDPAFQKGEKLPHFMKRNFRRRRCEGMFANISPATLVAFKVGKENIFPVFLRRVALSILSLSILMFGFAADPAKIPNISKKKTGGFAPASTVPEIGGTLTLADDIKGSIAVDSSPTGAAGEIRIEDKVIQIRTPFHTDDIDISKDVEVSLSLSMNGRTSVRDSFFLSQAYPVHSKSYTLQKIKSASLIVHASPWGVVSIPNVMSGRETPALVKNLSPGKYSVSVKYPPTGRIVTTSVDIPSGGNLSCVANFDGDSRIRCR